A region from the Leptospirillum ferriphilum genome encodes:
- a CDS encoding c-type cytochrome: protein MKTKIYVLFFLSTLLVAGSIAYDMYKNSHTSWMVYQREYYKLLAKKTNKPALANSPLQIVQTWNVILNRADRCQTCHMGINIPIFKDAPEPFTAHPDLSGFMHKHPFGKFGCTVCHDGNGLATTVQSAHGFNVTLDYQPKFGPFAEASCTKCHTDLYNAGVNPPMTPYLNLAKKTINQKGCGSCHSMVQFNLHGVLAPDLSGFGSRTELGFYNVHLFEYVNGIHSEREWEWEHFKNPRRISPGVPAFKVPPTIMPNFHLTDEQTTALTTWVLGLVDPAVITIPQTYLPVERSQGRPVPIPVTKGNIGAVPDSAYKKVAFKQ from the coding sequence ATGAAAACAAAAATCTATGTCCTTTTTTTTCTCTCCACGCTTCTTGTTGCTGGATCCATCGCTTATGATATGTACAAAAATTCCCATACGTCCTGGATGGTTTATCAAAGGGAATATTATAAGCTGCTGGCAAAGAAAACGAACAAGCCTGCACTGGCAAATTCTCCGCTCCAGATTGTCCAGACCTGGAATGTGATTCTGAATCGTGCCGACCGGTGTCAGACATGTCACATGGGGATCAATATCCCGATTTTCAAGGATGCTCCCGAACCATTTACGGCACATCCGGACCTTTCGGGATTCATGCACAAACACCCGTTTGGAAAGTTTGGTTGCACTGTCTGTCATGATGGAAACGGACTTGCTACAACAGTCCAGTCCGCTCACGGTTTCAATGTGACGTTGGACTATCAGCCGAAATTCGGTCCGTTTGCAGAAGCCAGCTGCACGAAATGTCATACCGATCTCTATAACGCGGGCGTGAACCCTCCGATGACCCCATATCTCAATCTGGCAAAGAAGACAATTAATCAGAAAGGGTGTGGCTCCTGCCATTCTATGGTGCAGTTTAACCTGCACGGCGTTTTGGCTCCGGATCTTTCCGGCTTCGGTTCACGGACAGAACTGGGCTTCTATAACGTTCACCTTTTTGAGTATGTCAATGGAATTCATTCGGAACGCGAATGGGAGTGGGAACACTTTAAAAACCCGAGACGAATTTCTCCTGGTGTGCCGGCCTTTAAAGTGCCGCCGACAATTATGCCGAATTTTCATCTGACCGATGAGCAGACGACGGCCTTAACAACCTGGGTGCTGGGACTTGTCGATCCAGCGGTGATTACCATCCCCCAGACTTATCTCCCGGTTGAACGGTCACAGGGACGACCGGTTCCTATCCCTGTCACAAAAGGGAATATTGGGGCAGTTCCGGATTCTGCATACAAAAAGGTTGCCTTCAAGCAGTAG
- a CDS encoding cytochrome B6 produces the protein MTREIFPRDARKSYGLVELMKGSAPIVKKEPEDTVYTWPNLIMIELICALLITAGLIILVQFVHAPLRSLADPSTTPNPMRAPWYFLGLQELLVYFDPWYAGVVLPGMIIVGLMTFPYVDTNPKGVGYYTFSERKFAIFNYSFGFALWWVTIVIGTYLRGLDWQWYWPWSDHLVHMNPALVTLVPLHIVFVNLLHVSKDVGKAICDVLFFAYFAVGMAIPYFFMRKFYDTLGGARYAVFMIFFLSMMGVGLKIVLRLLFNIKYIVVTPWINV, from the coding sequence GTGACAAGAGAAATTTTTCCTCGTGATGCGAGGAAAAGTTATGGTTTGGTCGAATTGATGAAAGGATCGGCTCCTATTGTCAAAAAGGAGCCGGAAGATACTGTCTATACGTGGCCCAACCTTATCATGATCGAACTCATCTGCGCTTTATTGATAACGGCCGGACTGATCATTCTGGTTCAGTTTGTCCATGCGCCCTTGAGGTCTCTGGCGGATCCTTCGACAACGCCAAATCCCATGCGCGCCCCCTGGTACTTTCTGGGATTGCAGGAGCTTCTGGTGTATTTTGATCCCTGGTATGCAGGCGTGGTGCTGCCTGGAATGATCATTGTCGGATTGATGACATTCCCTTATGTTGATACAAATCCCAAAGGAGTAGGCTATTACACATTTTCCGAAAGAAAGTTCGCTATCTTCAATTATTCTTTCGGGTTTGCCCTTTGGTGGGTCACCATTGTTATCGGAACTTATCTGAGAGGGCTGGACTGGCAATGGTACTGGCCATGGAGTGATCATCTGGTTCATATGAATCCGGCCTTGGTGACGCTTGTTCCGTTGCATATTGTTTTTGTCAATCTGTTACATGTCTCCAAGGACGTTGGAAAGGCAATATGTGACGTTCTCTTTTTTGCCTACTTTGCCGTTGGAATGGCTATCCCCTATTTCTTTATGAGGAAGTTCTACGACACGCTCGGAGGAGCCCGCTATGCCGTCTTTATGATCTTTTTCCTCTCGATGATGGGGGTAGGGCTGAAGATTGTTTTGAGACTTCTGTTCAACATCAAATATATTGTTGTAACACCGTGGATTAACGTTTGA